One Gimesia aquarii DNA segment encodes these proteins:
- a CDS encoding DUF1583 domain-containing protein, translating to MTSRRLIQHIQKQLTLLVLFLLFPLPLTGESHLSDTYSADFRSKQFDNETLVPLKAGTVRLILPTNKGVLMKKPAKANIPVIGFGTRFRIHGDFEISASYKIPSWTQPKKGYGQGPSIYIRLSDEPETSALIGRLQRPKEGHVYSTSLSRTVDEKRKYDVKLYNTKFNSGVLRLTRNDKTISFSIKEEQNNEFIKLREVEFSDANVDLIRIGLQQSDTETPVQVIWETLDVKAESLLDLPSKLAKGEKLHQPSYNPIQTKTSIPFYWSIISCVALLILVSVMIWFKRR from the coding sequence TTGACGAGTCGTAGATTAATACAACATATTCAAAAACAACTTACATTGCTGGTTTTATTTCTACTATTCCCGCTGCCATTAACAGGAGAAAGTCATCTCTCTGATACATACAGTGCTGATTTTCGAAGCAAGCAATTTGACAATGAAACACTTGTTCCTCTTAAGGCGGGTACAGTCAGGTTAATACTTCCGACTAACAAGGGAGTCTTGATGAAGAAGCCTGCAAAAGCGAACATCCCTGTAATCGGCTTTGGTACTCGTTTTCGAATTCATGGCGATTTTGAAATATCAGCATCTTATAAGATTCCATCGTGGACTCAACCTAAAAAAGGTTACGGCCAGGGGCCTAGCATTTATATCAGACTTAGTGATGAACCAGAAACAAGTGCATTAATCGGTAGATTACAACGCCCAAAAGAGGGTCACGTTTACAGCACGAGTCTTTCTAGAACAGTTGATGAAAAACGCAAGTATGACGTCAAATTATACAATACTAAGTTTAATTCAGGTGTACTGAGACTAACTCGCAATGACAAGACAATTTCGTTCTCTATTAAAGAGGAACAAAATAATGAATTTATAAAATTGCGCGAGGTCGAGTTTAGTGATGCCAACGTAGACCTGATTCGTATCGGACTTCAGCAGAGCGATACAGAGACACCGGTTCAAGTGATTTGGGAAACTTTAGATGTGAAAGCGGAGTCACTTCTTGATCTACCTTCAAAACTAGCGAAAGGAGAAAAACTGCATCAACCTAGTTACAATCCAATTCAAACAAAAACAAGTATCCCATTCTATTGGAGCATCATCTCCTGTGTCGCACTACTAATACTGGTAAGCGTCATGATCTGGTTTAAACGACGATAA
- a CDS encoding class I SAM-dependent methyltransferase, translated as MTQNSLINTSEMIKVVPGIPAEFEDYIVSRRIRIISDFPGFLGDELRLLDAGCGSGCSLLQLCNFFKDCHGFDVNEDYIQRLLEEVAIRNIANCSASTGDLCNLEFDSESVDRLISFEVIEHLPDENAGVKSMYRVLKPGGLAAFSVPNKWWVFETHGAYLPLLRWDRVPFFSWLPKPIHERYAKARIYTKQRIVKLLASVGFKVLKVSYVTAPMDRLTIKPLQKLVKSTVLRNDTTNIPMFSTAIMVIAAKENSKA; from the coding sequence ATGACACAAAATTCATTGATAAACACATCTGAGATGATAAAAGTGGTGCCTGGAATTCCTGCTGAGTTTGAGGACTACATTGTCTCACGTCGGATTCGAATCATTTCTGACTTTCCTGGTTTCCTAGGAGACGAATTACGATTATTAGATGCCGGTTGTGGTAGTGGTTGTAGTCTGCTTCAACTTTGCAATTTTTTTAAAGATTGCCATGGCTTTGATGTAAATGAGGATTATATTCAACGTCTTCTAGAAGAAGTGGCAATCAGAAACATCGCAAATTGCTCTGCTTCAACAGGCGATCTTTGCAATTTAGAATTTGACTCAGAATCTGTTGATCGACTGATTAGTTTTGAAGTGATTGAACACTTACCAGATGAAAACGCAGGCGTAAAATCGATGTATCGGGTACTAAAACCTGGAGGATTAGCTGCTTTTTCAGTTCCTAATAAGTGGTGGGTTTTTGAAACGCATGGTGCCTACCTTCCTCTCCTTCGATGGGATCGAGTCCCTTTTTTTTCTTGGTTGCCAAAACCCATTCACGAGCGTTATGCAAAAGCGAGGATTTATACTAAGCAACGAATTGTAAAACTACTTGCAAGTGTAGGTTTCAAAGTCCTAAAAGTATCCTATGTTACTGCGCCAATGGATCGTTTAACGATAAAGCCCCTTCAAAAACTTGTGAAGAGTACAGTTCTTCGCAATGACACGACAAACATTCCAATGTTTTCAACCGCGATAATGGTCATTGCAGCAAAAGAAAATTCGAAAGCATAA
- a CDS encoding DUF1583 domain-containing protein produces MENNNNRKLMSVNINFKHFNSLILFFLLISKTSLAEENHIQDQITRFDFLEEKFDDKTLKLYGKRTHRFIRPTKEGLRTKLSDEDKVAPIGFGPHFEIPGDFRITATFQIITLDTPSSGYGVGPEIYIGVEGGTSATIGRICRSDGKNVYKAHRATGTGKARKHSVRMFETTNMEGQLRLERKGETLIYSVAEKNDASFREIHRNKFSILPLKTLRVGSSQGDANVNLEFLWKDLEIAILPPTKMPANVNADLVVYLLIAIGILLAVVIFGFCFILKSNLLSKVKIKN; encoded by the coding sequence ATGGAAAATAATAACAATAGAAAGCTTATGTCAGTAAATATCAATTTCAAACATTTTAATTCCCTCATTCTGTTTTTTTTGTTAATCAGTAAAACGTCCCTTGCAGAAGAAAATCATATTCAGGACCAAATCACTCGGTTTGATTTTCTGGAAGAAAAATTTGATGATAAAACCTTGAAGCTTTATGGGAAACGCACTCATAGATTCATTCGGCCTACCAAAGAGGGGCTGAGAACGAAATTGTCTGACGAGGACAAGGTTGCTCCGATCGGGTTTGGTCCTCATTTTGAAATCCCCGGTGATTTTAGAATCACTGCAACATTTCAGATTATCACATTAGATACTCCATCATCGGGATATGGTGTGGGACCTGAAATTTATATTGGTGTTGAAGGAGGTACGTCAGCAACAATTGGCAGGATCTGTCGAAGTGATGGAAAAAATGTATATAAGGCCCATCGTGCAACAGGTACTGGAAAAGCAAGAAAACATTCAGTAAGAATGTTCGAGACAACTAATATGGAAGGACAGCTTAGGCTTGAGCGTAAAGGAGAAACCTTAATCTATTCTGTTGCTGAAAAAAATGATGCGTCTTTTCGAGAAATCCATAGGAATAAATTCTCTATTTTGCCCTTGAAAACATTACGTGTGGGAAGTTCTCAGGGAGATGCTAATGTTAATTTAGAGTTCCTATGGAAAGATCTGGAGATCGCCATTCTGCCTCCTACAAAAATGCCAGCTAATGTCAATGCTGACTTGGTAGTATATCTCTTAATTGCAATTGGAATACTTTTAGCCGTTGTCATATTTGGTTTCTGTTTCATACTGAAATCGAACTTACTCTCAAAAGTGAAAATCAAGAATTAG
- a CDS encoding DUF1559 domain-containing protein yields MQREKEKNFIHGAGFTLIELLVAITIIALLIGITVPAVQAARESARKMQCNNNLKQIGIALHSYHEAHKVLPFGVGLDHDGSVTSLGTLQDRRYSTHSMLLPYLDQVNVYNLLDFNVAPFTPFVNAGNDVQDQIIPRFNEIINGPAAIATIPTFLCPSDIDNLQSIWGHNNYRSCNGSSWSGRNGNGMFGQISSVQFSDVTDGLSNTAMFSERVKGTWNKLQHDLKSDLYDLNGVWTENQFRIACGGLTPQTAPAYMHDIDAGQTWLEGNMNWTRYNHTLNPNRVSCKNGFTWDGVVLPPSSRHPGGVNVLFGDGSVRFINENISLIVWQAMGTISGAESL; encoded by the coding sequence ATGCAAAGAGAGAAAGAAAAGAATTTTATTCATGGGGCAGGATTTACATTAATCGAATTACTAGTTGCCATCACTATTATTGCTTTGCTGATTGGAATTACGGTACCTGCAGTGCAAGCAGCGCGTGAATCTGCGAGAAAAATGCAATGCAATAATAATCTCAAACAAATCGGTATTGCTCTACATTCCTACCATGAGGCGCATAAAGTTTTACCATTTGGAGTTGGTCTTGACCATGATGGATCAGTGACTTCGTTAGGAACATTACAAGATCGAAGGTATTCCACTCACTCCATGTTGCTGCCGTATCTTGATCAGGTAAATGTTTATAATCTTTTAGATTTTAACGTTGCCCCCTTTACTCCATTTGTTAACGCCGGGAATGACGTGCAGGATCAGATTATTCCTCGCTTTAATGAAATAATAAATGGACCTGCTGCAATAGCTACGATACCAACATTTTTGTGTCCCAGCGATATCGATAATTTACAAAGTATTTGGGGGCATAATAATTACCGGTCTTGCAATGGAAGTAGCTGGTCGGGGCGAAATGGAAATGGAATGTTTGGCCAAATTAGTAGCGTTCAATTCAGTGATGTCACAGATGGCCTATCCAACACAGCTATGTTTAGTGAACGAGTCAAAGGAACCTGGAATAAATTACAACACGACTTAAAATCTGATTTATATGATTTGAATGGTGTCTGGACTGAGAACCAATTCAGGATTGCGTGTGGAGGTTTAACGCCTCAAACTGCACCCGCTTACATGCACGATATAGACGCGGGACAAACCTGGCTCGAAGGAAATATGAACTGGACGCGCTATAACCATACCTTAAATCCGAATCGAGTCAGCTGCAAAAATGGATTCACCTGGGATGGGGTTGTATTGCCCCCTTCCAGTCGTCACCCAGGCGGGGTGAATGTCCTTTTTGGTGATGGATCCGTTCGATTTATAAACGAGAACATAAGTCTCATTGTCTGGCAAGCTATGGGGACTATTTCGGGAGCGGAATCACTTTGA